The segment gttattttcaaatgtaaaagCATCAGAATGATATGCAACTGGTCAGTCTCATGTACCCAGACCGTGAATCAAACTTTGACCAGACCTGTTCCGATATCCCAAAAACAAATGACCAAAATTTTAATCATACACAGTGTTGGTTCATAGACCCTAAAATGCGGGGAAGATTGTTAAAACTTTGCAGAAAGATTAATAATATGTAAGTTACCTTAAGTGCTCTGTAAAGATGGCATGTCTCTCCTTTAGTAATGTGGGATCTACATTAGGTGCCACTTCTCCATCTTGGTCGCAACCAAACGGATGTGATCCTACAGTGGTTTAAGAttgataagaaacaaaattcaGCTCACGGATCCACAACATAGAAGAGAGCGTAACAATGGGGTTGAAATCGCCCACCTTATAACATAGGTTAACCTAATTTTTCGGTACAGTTTGGCTGTAATAAACCGTTCCGTATTGTGGTGTGAGTATAGTTGGGATTGAAAAGCACATTGATTACCCACTCATCGACATGGCAGAAAGTAACGTTGATGGTAAAATACATATATGagtataaaatatgataaaaaagcATCTTACTCATGTTGATATGCATACATGGTACTTTTTACATAGATTGCATATTACAAGACAAGACCACACCAGTTTTGTGAGTTTCACAGCTTAAGGGTTTAATATAGCTCGTATACTTACCATTAGATACTATTTCCCAAATCACTACTGCTGTTGACCAAACATcactcattttattgtatttattatcCCGCCAAACTTCTGGAGCAAAAAGGTTTAAAGAATACTCCACCTGCAAAAAcacaaattttaacaaaaaacgaaagaaaaaaaaaatcggttattgaaaatttcatatttttcgtCGAATTTTTATAATTCTTACTCGAGGAAAAAATTAAGCACGAATTTTGTTCTCTCTAACATACATACCATCCGATAGTGTTCTACATCAGTttagtataaaataatatatttgggcaaaaagttaattttttgttggcaacaaaatgtgagcaatACTCACATTTTGTGCAGGTTACATTTTGAAACCAATATTTAGTTGGTAATTATTATTTCCTTTAACAGCACATGTCTATAGGGCGAGATTTAGTGGACTATCATTGTTGGCACAAGGGTTGTTTTAAAACCTCCCCCAGAGGtatcaaaaatacaaaatattaacagAAATAAACCAATCGAGGATAAATACTCTTCGATAAGGAAGCAATGGGGACGGCATGACAACAAATTATTGTCCACACAAAGTTTCTTAATTTATCTACTAGATTGAAACTTCAATTGAATGAATTTCactcaaaatatataaattagtgATATATTTTACGAGGTTATaactaaagaaaaataaaaaaaggttgattgagaaaatttaaaacaatataatcataACCATACTTGGTGTACGCCGAAAACATAGTTGCTTAATTAAGAGCATCACGCGATTAAATAGCTATTTTGGCTTATGTCAGTATCTGGCTAATCGAACATGCATGAAGTTGATACATGCATAACCCTATAGAGTACTGGCTTACACGGAGGTAAGCGATCCGTACACAAATTAACACTGTTAAAGATATAGGTGGCTTCAAAATAGCTCACTTGATTGTGTCTGTGAAGGTTTCACAATTAGTGTATATAACcttaattacaaaataaacaagtaaacaaacaaagtcAGATAACAAAAAATGGCTTCTAACCTTGCTTTTCTTAAGAGAGCTTATCTTTACAGCATCTTCATCCAAACAAAAGTCATAGAGTTTACAGAATCCATCTTTGTGGATTAGAATCTTCTTAGTGGAGAAGCCCGGATGTAGAAACTAAAATTAAGTGATAAGGTGTATATAAGAACATGTTGTAGTTTTTATAAAGTCTTAAGAATTGTACTTCATTCGATAGCTTAAAAGTCAACTTTTATCGATTAAAGTGAATTAATGTATTAAGGCAGCTCTTTTGCGCTTTGTCACCAATTTCACACAAAACTACTTTATACCTCAAACTAAGAAATGTGGTATTTCTGATGAGGTGGCAATTGAGCAAGAAACCCCTTGATTtctatttaaatgaaatttaattattGAGCAATAAATTTTTCGGTTTGAAATAGATATTGCTTTAACCCTTCTTTTACTAGTAGTAtccacatacatatatattattttgtctaCATAATTTCAATAGAACTTGACTAGCCAAGCTAATTAATTGAACAAAGTTGGGTGGGTGTAGAAGGAATTCGTCaaccgatacacacagagaacacagtaacttcTCCGTAAATCTGTTAAGTTTTGTACCGCTGTGAAAACTGGATcgtcggtagcatgtgctatttaGGATTACAGTGAGAACTGacgatatgtgtaatcccaacaaatgcttCAAGTATATGTTTGGAAGGTTACCTGCGATTCTCCAGTTatatctcattaatattcaatctcattaatattcaatgtTACGTCTCATACCCCATGTGACTGGATGACGTACATGCCTTCCAGGATTCCGGAAATTAGTCCAACGGCCTCTGTCATATACAATGGTTTTGATGACGTCACGGCGCTGTTGGCATCTGTCAGACGACTTTCAAGAGTTTGACATTCAACATATTCTTGTATCAAATAAACTTTCTCTGAATAAATATAACGATACAACAAAAGTTACATCACAAAATAGGAACTTTAAAAGTCAATATTTATCATAGTGCATGATCTCGGTCATCTAAGGTAATTTCTTACAAAAGATAAACCATTGTTTGCCTGCAGGAAAGGTTCAAATATCATGGTAAGTTTTCGAAATTTGCTTCTGTCCAGAATGACCCAAGGCATGGTCGTAGTGGGGTGGGTGaaggtgtgtatgtgtgtagaGGGGGTGGGTAAATGTTGTTAAGAAGTAAGAAAGGAAACTAATTAAGAAAAGAGATctaaatcagaaaaaaaaaagtttgactTAAAGCGCAGTTTTGTTGAACAACATTATAATAATGAAATTTGTGTTGCAGAATTCACGGAGGGTCGATTTGGCGGGGACGTTTTGAAGTGATTTGGCGGTTGCTTTCACACCCACAGGGAAGGGGGCCCTGGGGGAGGGAGATGCCGGTGCCCAAGGTTTTAGATTTATCCGGCTGTTTGTGTTATAATGATAAGGGGCCAGGGGGACGTTGGGAGGATGGGTCAAATGTTATTCTTGCCGTCaattgcaaaacaaaacagtcGGATATTAGAATTGACTTGAAATCGTCATCATTAAATATAACAAGGTTGAATTTACTTTATGTATCAATTAATAAAATGGTTCTTGGACATTTATCTACCTGTCATTAAGCCAAACCCTTCCACCTTTACGAGATGTTTCTTCGTCACCGGTAGATCAAGAGTGTTTTTAACAAAGAGTTTCCATAGTAACACCTGCCTTCTTATGAATTTTTCTAAAATAaggatttaaacacagaatcaGTTGGTAGACCATTTACTATAtaatcagttcaactttgaccGTTCTAACACCCAAAACAACAAAGAATAAACCTGTGTAAAGCAACGTATTATAATGTTATCTCAACAGAGAACAGAATTACAAACACAATATCTGTTTATGTTACCTGGAGTTTTGGTATATTTAACTATAACAACAGGCTTAATCATATATAACGTGTACACACAATATGTGAATTCgtaaatattttggtaaaaagTTCCAATATAAAACCATGAAGCGTTTTGGTAGTGAAAACTATAGGCCTGTTTTGACATGAGCATTCTGTCATGAAGAAAAGTTTTAATAAACATAACCTTTTATGAAAAATCTTGTTGTTAATTATGTTACTAAATTGCGTTATGATGCAAATATCACGAAAATGTCATGACTTCTTTATAAGCCTCCAAcagttgtaaaaaaataattacattttaacaTTCATATTTCTGTTTTGGTGGTTATTAAGAATATCTCGCAAATACCTCTGGCCGTTGTCATGACAACGCATTTCTGAGTTCCTTCTCTGGTTACGATACTTCCCATCCACCTGTTATACATAAGACCAGGCTTCAGTTTGAATATCAATTTCATGTTGCTTTCATTAAACATTCTGCCTCCATGATCGGTTGTGCCATCTGTTGTGGCATAGTCATCTAATATGAGAAAAGGAGGATGCAAGGAGCAATTATTGCGAAACCCTAATACCACTAACTATCAAGGGCGGCGGatgcacttttaatctgggaggggggggggcaccgacaccGACATAgaattagatctcttactgaaatatcgctgacctaataagggtgatcaagagtacaattttttatgtagaaaaagggcacatttttaacctgaggaaaagtgggggggggcatgttccccctgtgcccccggttccgccgtgCCTTGCCTACTATATAGCATCATTAGTGTCTCTCGTAAAAACAAAAGCGAAATTGATCACAAAGTTCGGTGTTTATTTGTAGCATGAGACGTATCAATCAATGCATCAGATGTTTAATTGCGCAAGAATATTAGGGTCATTAAACCTGAAAATATTTAAGGGTCTTCAAAAGCAAACAGTTTCAATTTAGCTTTGTCATGGGACTCTCACAGTTCTCTTTAAAGACAGAGCAATAGTCATACAGCTCTGACTGGTTTCATTTGGCAATCGCATGTAACTAAATTTTGGTTTGTCTCCTAgggtttttggttttgttttttgacaCTAATTGGGAACTGGACGATCAAAATCTCGTATCAAATATAGCGTGTCTTTAAGGGAAATACCACACACATCTAGACCTTACCTTGACATGATTAGAAAATAGAAAGATCAAGTTACATATAGTCATGGACGAAGGGTCTGTCttttaaaaaatacatttgataTTACAACTTTATGAATTGAACGCTGATTCTTGTATTTGATCGAAAACGATAAATAGgcatatgcatatgtatacaGTTTTGGTTTTACTTTATGTTGATTTTGTGGATGTTAAGGAGACCTGAATATTTTTGAACGATCCGACACACTGTCTTGTAATAGTGAATATGTAAGGCTTAAGACAAGGCTAAAATACGAGTCATAAGAAgaaaaaggtcaaaaggtcatctTGTTTAGAACGGTACATTCAGCTAATTGAAGTTTGACTTTGACTAACAAAGGACGGCTATATCTATATACTTACATTCGTACTTAGAGTTGCTGGCACTAGTTGGTGATACACGAATAGATAATCTGttaattacaaacaaacaaacaaagagtaCTGAAACAGATAGCTATGAAGCAGAAAAGAATATGTTTAGAATAATtctcttattttctttctctgtaTTTATGCGAcaggttaattaattaattaattaattaataatgttGAAGGGGAAAAAGCTGAGTATCTTTTCAGTCATTAACCTTCCATACATACATTCGATTTGCATGCATGCCCAAATATGAGGTACTCAAAGTTTCAATAAAATTTTGAGTAATTATGTCAACTTTTATCAGTCTTTCTTACTTCGGACGCTTTGGGTGAGTGGGTGGAAGACAACCTGAAAGAATAAAAAGAATTTTAAATACATGAATTAGATGggctttttaaaaatattttctaatAAGTTGTTGTGTTTTATCGATATGGTAAATCAAGAAAACAGTTTCATTgtgttttaaacaattaaacatgAGACGCAAAGAAGGCACTGGCAATGATTTTCT is part of the Apostichopus japonicus isolate 1M-3 chromosome 11, ASM3797524v1, whole genome shotgun sequence genome and harbors:
- the LOC139975540 gene encoding tyrosine-protein kinase CSK-like, which gives rise to MKTRRANVSATLTEFGMSEQNNGNSSPDHDYQRSIIPSAVDLQCLPEIPRSKLLKRNEGNSGKTEELAGYDLIANENPITERSLPDLPKLALPQLERGGEDSSVEDGDSEVYYSTASETTSCLPPTHPKRPKLSIRVSPTSASNSKYEYDYATTDGTTDHGGRMFNESNMKLIFKLKPGLMYNRWMGSIVTREGTQKCVVMTTAREKFIRRQVLLWKLFVKNTLDLPVTKKHLVKVEGFGLMTEKVYLIQEYVECQTLESRLTDANSAVTSSKPLYMTEAVGLISGILEGMYVIQSHGFLHPGFSTKKILIHKDGFCKLYDFCLDEDAVKISSLKKSKVEYSLNLFAPEVWRDNKYNKMSDVWSTAVVIWEIVSNGSHPFGCDQDGEVAPNVDPTLLKERHAIFTEHLRNNALYTCFNEDWKKRPTIQQLRESYFQVFDVIEDGSYETPRLDLYTSMNPNSNGKGRQDVYQDQYSIVY